In Beggiatoa leptomitoformis, the genomic window CGGACTAAATCGCTCCCACAGATGTGCGCCCACACGTTTAAAGGGGGCGATACACCGACGCATTGTTCCCGAAAATTCTTTGAGTTTTTTAATAATTCGGCAGGAAAACGTTTGTCTTTGATAATTTTTTGTTCATGATATAAATCATCAATAAACATATTTAACGCAGTAACCCGTTGTTTTAAACCTGCTTCTGTTTTATCCCACTCTTGTTTAGGAATAATACGGGGGATTAAATCAAATGGCCATGCACGATCTATTGTCGTGCCTTCAAAATACACCGTAAATGTAATGCCCATCACGACAATTGCCAACTCTGCGGCATTTTTACGTTCCTTAATGTCGTCTTCTGTCAAGCTACTTAAATATTTACATAGCTCTGCTGCTGCAGAACGAGGCACGCCTTGATTGTCAATTAACTCATCATAAAAGTGCTGAGTTTGATAAGTGTCCCAATTAATAGACATTGTATTTATCTCCTGTCATGTTGCGTAGTATTGCCCAACTCAACCATTCCATGTGCTTTAAGCGATTTGTTTAAACACTACGCTTCTATTTTTTCCACATCTACAGCAACCGTTAGCATGTGATCCCCTCCCCCAAAAATAACCCCCTTTAAGGGTGTAACATCACTATAATCACGTCCCCAAGCTGTGGTGATATGTTGATTGATTGGGATTTGATCATTGGTTGGATCAAAATCAATCCAACCTAATTCAGGCACATAAACAGCTAACCACGCATGAGACGCATCACTCCCTTGTAACTTTACTTGTCCGGGGGGAGGAAGGGTTTCTAGGTAGCCACTGACATAACGGGCAGCCAGTCCTAATGAGCGTAAACAACCAATCATCAGATGTGCAAAATCCTGACAAACACCACGTTTATGCTCTAACACCTCTAAAATAGGTGTCACAATGGTTGTAAAATTGGGGTCATATTTGAATTCGGTAAAAACGCGATGCATTAAATCTAAACAGGCTTCTAAAATGGGGCGATTGGGGAAAAAAGACACCTCAGCAAACGCTTTTAACAAGTGGTGTACAGTTACAAAAGGGGAATCTAATAAATACTCACGTGCTTCAATGGTAGCGGCTTGTAATATTTGGCGGTCTTGTAATAAATCACGCACTGTTTCCCATGGTGGCGAGTTGCGTGCGGTTTCAAGTTCAAAAGGCTGTTGATTAATGTCTATTTCACTCACCGCCGTTACAGTTAAGACTTTATGAGGTGATTGAATCGCAAAGTAGCTAACAGAATTTCCAAAGTAATCAACATGCTCATACTGAACAGCAGGCGTTGGTTTTACTGACAGCTTACTTTTAGAGCAGGTTTGATAAAGCGAGCTACGCGGGGCAAGATGGGCTTCGTTGTGGCATAAAGACACAGGCGCGTTGTAACTATAAAGTGTTTTATGCGTGACGCGATACTTCATTGGCGATTCCTTGCAAAACAGCGAAAGCGTGTAGATGAGAGAATATTACCTTAAGCCTTGCTAAGTTTGAATGTACTTTTTTGAATAAAACATTAAAGTAAATAATTTGAATGCTAAGTAACAATATTCTTAAAACATGAAACTTGCTCAGAATCTCTAAGAGGCGACTGGATTTACTCTTAAATTAAATGGGAGATAGTGATAAAACCGTAAGAATAGAAAAGATTCCCCCTATTTAATCATGTTCCTCACAACAAATCTTTACTGTTTACTGGTCTTTTTCGTTTTAATCGTATCAAAAAAATTTAATGCAACGGTTTTTTAAATGGCGTGACGTATAAGCTAGAGAATACCCTGTTATGTATTCTCATACATTCACTTTGAATAAGGAGTTTCCATGAAACGCACCATTTTATCCGCTGTTGCTGTTATGACTGTCTTAACCGCCAATGTCGCTTTTGCAGGTGACCGTCCTGAACGTACCCCCCCTTCTCCTGAAAAAATAAAAGAGATGAAGACGGCTATGTTCAAAAAGATAGACAGCAATAGTGATGGCTCTATTTCTAAAGAGGAATTAGAAGCCGCACCTATACCTAAACATGCAGATGAACAGAAGGTGGAAAAACGCCGCGAAATGGCGTTTGAAAAATTGGATACCAACAGTGACGGTTCCATTTCTTTAGAAGAATTTTTGGCGGCAGAACACCCCAAAAAACCCATGTAAGGAACATTTACCCGTATTATGTCATGGATGACAAACTTGGTGTAAAACGATAGGTGTGGATTTATCCACACCTATTTCTATTGCTTTTTCCTTAACGGCGTAAATGCTAAAAAACAGATTATGAGCAAAAATAACGCAAAGAGACCAAACAGAAAGATAAGCCAAACCCCTTTTTATTAAAAACGAAGAGGGTACTTAACAAAGCTTTATATGCTAATTGGTGCAAATGACTTCGCACCAAAGCACGTTATAACCCGTTTAAATACGGCGCGTCCGCATCTTTTTGAGATAATATTGGTTTGGAAATAGGCCATGTAATCCCAATGTCTGGGTCATCCCAACGTAAGCTAGCTTCATCTTTAGGATGATAGTATTCCGTGCATTTATAATGAAAATCTGCAGTGTCTGACAACACACAAAACCCATGCGCAAAGCCTGCGGGAACATAAAATTGATGGTGATTATCTGCGGTTAAAATTGCCCCAACCCATTTTTTATATGTCGGTGAGTCTTTGCGGATATCAACGGCTACATCAAACACAATACCTTTTGTAACATAAACTAATTTTCCTTGTGGATGTTCACGTTGAAAATGTAGCCCACGTAAAACGTTTTTTGCAGAATGCGAGTGATTATCTTGCACAAAACGTTCTGTTACGCCTGCGTCTATGTAACGTTGTTGATTGTAGCTTTCTAAAAAAAAGCCCCGTTCATCGCCAAATACGCGCGGTTCTATTAATAACACTTCAGGAATAGCGGTTTTTATCACTTTCATAATTAAGCAATTTCATGTTGAAGAATAAAGTTTAAATATTGTCCGTAACTGCTTTTGCTCAGTGGTTTTGCCAATTCCGCCAATTGTTCTGCGGTAATGTATCCTTTACGCCACGCAATTTCTTCAGGACAAGCGATTTTTAACCCTTGACGTTTTTCTAAGGTTTGTACAAACGTTGCTGCTTCT contains:
- the rfbC gene encoding dTDP-4-dehydrorhamnose 3,5-epimerase; the encoded protein is MKVIKTAIPEVLLIEPRVFGDERGFFLESYNQQRYIDAGVTERFVQDNHSHSAKNVLRGLHFQREHPQGKLVYVTKGIVFDVAVDIRKDSPTYKKWVGAILTADNHHQFYVPAGFAHGFCVLSDTADFHYKCTEYYHPKDEASLRWDDPDIGITWPISKPILSQKDADAPYLNGL
- a CDS encoding transglutaminase family protein — encoded protein: MKYRVTHKTLYSYNAPVSLCHNEAHLAPRSSLYQTCSKSKLSVKPTPAVQYEHVDYFGNSVSYFAIQSPHKVLTVTAVSEIDINQQPFELETARNSPPWETVRDLLQDRQILQAATIEAREYLLDSPFVTVHHLLKAFAEVSFFPNRPILEACLDLMHRVFTEFKYDPNFTTIVTPILEVLEHKRGVCQDFAHLMIGCLRSLGLAARYVSGYLETLPPPGQVKLQGSDASHAWLAVYVPELGWIDFDPTNDQIPINQHITTAWGRDYSDVTPLKGVIFGGGDHMLTVAVDVEKIEA
- a CDS encoding EF-hand domain-containing protein, whose translation is MKRTILSAVAVMTVLTANVAFAGDRPERTPPSPEKIKEMKTAMFKKIDSNSDGSISKEELEAAPIPKHADEQKVEKRREMAFEKLDTNSDGSISLEEFLAAEHPKKPM